The sequence GCGTCTTGTAGCTGATCGTGATCGACCCGCCCTCGTCCCCGGTCTTGTGGTCGATGGACACCTTCATACCGAGCGTCGCCGACAGATCACCTTCGAGCGCCACGGTATCGGCATCCTTCGTCCGGTAGGTCGCCGGACGCGACGGCGCCTTCTTCTCGGGCGCACCCTTCGCGAGCTTCTCGATCTCCCGCACCGACAGGCCCTTTGAAATCGCCTGGCGCGCAATCGACAGCGGATCGTCCGCAGTGATCATCGCCCGCGCCGCACCAGCGGACAGTCGCCCCTCCCGGACGTAGTCCAGAACTTCCGCCGGCAGGTTGAGAAGCCGCATCATATTGGCAAGATGCGAGCGGGACTTGCCCAAGGCTTCGGACAACTGCTCCTGCGTGTGCCCGAACTTGTCCATGAGGTCACGATATCCCGCGGCCTCTTCAACCGGGTTCAGGTCGGCGCGCTGAATGTTCTCGATGATCGCGACTTCGTAAGATTCCTGCTCCGTGTAGCTCCGGATGATCGCCGGCACCTCGTGGAGGCGCGCCGCCTGTGCCGCCCGCCACCGACGTTCGCCGGCGACGATTTCATACGCGCCTTCCTGCGTCGGATGCGGCCGCACGATAAGGGGCTGGATGACACCCTTCTCCTTGATCGACGCCGTCAATTCGCCCAGCGCATCCGGCGAAAACGTCCGCCGCGGCTGGGTCGGATTTGCCATGATCTGCCCGATCGGGATCATCATGTCGGGCTTGCGCGTCGGCTGCTCCGATGCCGCCTTTGCCGGCTCCGTCTGCACATCGGCCATGAGCGCGGACAGACCGCGTCCCAGGCCACGATTTTTCGGCGGTGTCGCCATATCTGCCTCCT comes from Maritimibacter sp. DP1N21-5 and encodes:
- a CDS encoding ParB/RepB/Spo0J family partition protein — its product is MATPPKNRGLGRGLSALMADVQTEPAKAASEQPTRKPDMMIPIGQIMANPTQPRRTFSPDALGELTASIKEKGVIQPLIVRPHPTQEGAYEIVAGERRWRAAQAARLHEVPAIIRSYTEQESYEVAIIENIQRADLNPVEEAAGYRDLMDKFGHTQEQLSEALGKSRSHLANMMRLLNLPAEVLDYVREGRLSAGAARAMITADDPLSIARQAISKGLSVREIEKLAKGAPEKKAPSRPATYRTKDADTVALEGDLSATLGMKVSIDHKTGDEGGSITISYKTLEELDDLCAKLGGGS